gatgatGATTCAGGGacatgttgcacttggtgaaatcacgttcacctTCAGTAGGTGGAGAAtaggtggtcttttgtggctgttcgaatgCGTTGACCGCATAAGCGTCttcactacgaaagcaatccagtcGAATGCGTTTTccactacctctggaagtggttgaaagtggacaagctcaaaacgttttacacctgtatttagtgtcgtccacttgtgatcggATTGACGAAAATGCTTCTTAATACCAACAGGGCCTTAGTTGCTGAGATTGAACACATCTACCTGCTTGTTTTGTTGCGGTCAGTTGATGTAGTCCTACTAAAACTTTAATGTGTCTTCTTATTTCCTTTCTTCACCCACAGGCCCATGCTTATATCATTAGCTCTCTAAAAGAAGAGATGCCTTTCGTTTTCTgcagagaaaaaaagaagagagaTCTAATCTATGACCTTCCCATCATCTACTCAAGAACTCAACAGAGGTATCAGATTTCACCTGGAGACTTTCCAGATTGCGCCAAGATGCAGGTGTTTAACTGTTcaaatactttataatcaagCATGCCCATTATGAAATGTATTTTCTGCTGCTTCTATAAGCATAAGAGTTAAAAGTAAGTTACAATACAGCATATGATATCTGTCTGATAAGCAGTTTTACCCTCACATCACACACAGGAGCGACTCATGAGTCACGACTTCAAGTTTAAAGGCCTCAAGCCTAAGCTCTTAGCTGGGTTGGATGAGCTCCTAAACACTGACATTGCCAAGCTGATGCCTCTTCTACgccaagaagaagaagaggcaGCAGATGACCAACTTTTGGTGCAAGGAGGACCTTTTCTAGGGTCTCACAGCAGCCCTTTTATTGTGGGGAACCCATTTCATCACTCTGGATCCAATGGAGAAAGCGATCAGGTCTCGGAAGAAGGATGGGTGATATCGAAAGACAAACCAAAGTTTGATGAGATCTTTTACAACCTCTCGCCTCATGAGGGAAAGCTGAGTGGGACTAAAGTGAAGAAGTGGATGATGAGCACTCATCTGCCCAGCTCAGTTCTGGGACGAATCTGGAAGCTCGCAGATGTGGACTGTGATGGCATGTTAGACGATGAGGAGTTTGCTTTGGCCGGTCATCTCATTGAGGTGAAGTTGGAGGGCTTCGGGCTCCCTCGTGAGCTACCTGCACATCTAGTGCCGCCCTCCAAAAGACGACGCAAGAGCTCTGGCACAGAGAATAGAGACAATGATTAGTTTGCATGTCTTAATAAGGacctattatgtttttttaaaaacattttcagctttatttcatgtgtaatgttgctgtttgagagtgaaaaaggtctgcaaagttacaaagcacaactGACAGAaacattgtagtcttgagttttttTCTGTTAACGTACATGTCACAATAGTCctcattttaatgaatttttgtggttaattaattttttatggtTGAGTTGGATTAATAGTGTGCTGAAACTTGCGGTTCTGGTAAGGGGTGTGACATTTCCGAAACAGGCATGAAGTGGTTGAGCAATCACAATACACCGATCCAGCCGATCATTCAGACAAAGCATTACTGACTGGGAAGAgtggtgctgcaacaatgtcaaatatgtgaaataacgtgttttttgaacattcaagtatgagaacctattctagtagaccctgaaaacaaaataaagactttgtaaaaggtaTAATAGGTCATCTTCAATGTTTTAGATGACAGGGTTTATTCAACATGCAAGTCATGACTAATACTAATGTATAATGCCTAAGATCACTTATAGTTTACAACGATTGGATGAATAAATCCTCCGTAGACAGAAACAGATCTCAAAAGCTAAGTTGTTTTGACGGTTTAGATTGCCAAAGGGTTGGGAACAGCTTGTACTGTCTTGGCTGGTTGCAGAAGCACCCTTGAGACTTGTTGCTATGAGGCACAGAGAAATGTTGAAACTTAGTTTGCAGAGCCTTAAGTGCCTTATTACATTCCAAACTGTAGTTGTCaagtaaaatttatttaaaaagctgTTGGTTAATAAGTAATTAAATAATCTTTTTGTGTGTCCATTTGGACTGCGTTGTAAcaagatgtttttattttataattttgagcaTATTGTGGAAtgttgcttaaagggttagttcacccaaaaatgaaacttctgtcattaatttctcaccctcatgtcgtcccacacccgtaagaccttcgttaatcttcggaacacaaattaagatattttagttgaaatccgatggctccgtgaggcctgcatagccagcaatgacatttcctctctcaagatccagtaatgtactaaaaacatatttaaatcagttcatgtgagtacagtggttcaatattaatattataaagtgatgagaatatttttggtgcgcaaaataatgacttatctagtgatggccgatttcaaaacactgcttcaggaagtttcggagtgttatgaatcagtgtatcgaatcagcggttcggagcaccaaagtcacgtgatttcagcagtttgacacgcgatccgaaccgctgattcgactcgcatgaactcacatgaactgattgaaatatgtttttagtacctttatggatcttgagagaggaaatgtcattgctccctatgaaggcctcactgagccatcggatttcaactaaaatatcttaatttgtgttccgaagattaacgaaggtcttacgactgtagaacggcatgagggtgagtaataaatgacattataatttattattattattatcatttttgggtgaactaaccctttattgtTAAGgctgtatattattatatagaatAATGACCATTGTCATGATGCACAACTAAGCACATATTCGGGAAACCTATGTAATCATATCAATATGTCCATTTATTGCACAATAAAATGTCAAGCCAATATGCTAAGactgtcttaagaactagtctGACCAACTAGCAGTTAGTCAATGAGAAGAAAAGCTACCAATCctccttagaaaaaaaatgagatgacTAACTTGTATGACTAGTCTAAGCAGTTCATGCAACCGGCCACATTCTAATCTACCTGTTTATTTTGAGATAATGCCCAACTGACTGTACATAATATGCAAAGCTCTGTTTAACTATTTCAAAAATTCCCTTGTTTGGTAAACACCCTTAAAGAAAAAGGGCTGCTCAGTATTGTACCGGAAGCAGATAAAGTCTCGCGAGGGGTGTGTCTGCTGGTGCGCCAGTTGCTCCGCCTCGAAGCTTTTATAACAATCCAGGAAATACCAGCAAACATATTCTAGAACTGAGAGTCATTACATCAGTTCAGCGTGATCTGCACACTCCACAACACGACCACCGCTTGATCCAGTCAAGACCCGCAGCTACTGTCAGGATGACCGTCAAAGTGCATATCGTTTACTGGTAGGTTATTTATCTTACTATGTATTTTACTACAGCTCTATGCAACTATTCGCCTGAGGCTTTTCACTTAAATGACTGATTTATAAACTTAACGCGTTcggggaaaaaacaaaacaaagtggATTTTAGTCTATTAAAGCACATTTAATTTTCATTCTGTGTGTGGCATGCAATAATCACGACAAGAACAGGCAGCGTTGCTGTTGTTGCATCGCTCAATGTGTTGTGGTTGTTAGGTGCACCCTTGCGTTTCTATGTTCAGCAGTATCGCACAgaggtgcgtttcccgaaatcATCGTTATCCAACTATGGTcctaagtcccattgaactctattggtaacgacgaaacttgcgaccatagttcgctgtGCGAAACACACCCCAGTTTAATTGTTTGGATTCCTGCATAGGTGAAATATTTTCACTTTACATAACAAACACGTTCTTGGCTCACAACCAGAATGGAATCAGAAAAGTTAAATAATGCTTCCACCGATTCCCTGAATTTcacttttcattattttatttttttaaggttAAAAACCGCAAATTACAGTTTGACcaatgaatattatttaaatgtgtgtttgtgtttttcttctcCTAGTGGTGGATGAGGGTACAGGCCCAAGGTAGGTTTTATTTACTCATATTATGTGTATAATTAagtataatgtaataatataatattaacttGTGGAAGAATCTTGTGCATCTATATGACATCTGTCTCTTTTGTTTTGCAAATAGTTCACCAAACTCAAGACGTTGCTTGAGGATGAATTCCCAGGCGAACTTGAGATCGTATgtgatttaaattattttttttatgatgttGTAATTTTGAAAATAACACACATGGGCAAAGTGTTGTTTTCTTATAATTATCTTTCTCATTTTGCAATGATTTCTCATGCTCAGACTGGTGAGGGCACTCCCTCAACCACTGGCTGGCTTGAGGTGGAAGTAAATGGCAAGTTGGTGCACTCAAAGAAGGTAATCTCGCTGTCATGTATTGCATTTaccatataatatatattacatataccataattagggttgcaaaattctgGGAATTTTCAAAACTgtaaactttccatgggaattaatgggaataaacagggaatttgcaaaattgcaggttagcctataacagggtcCTTAAAtgaagttgaaaaaaaaaaaaaaaaacatcttgcagcATAGTTTTGGTTAAATaaccatatttaatgcaattttagttgaatttttaccctgcacattcctcagtcacattcacacagcacactactTACTGCAGGGCCGTTGAGGCCACACCCTctgcatgcactgtgcattcccccagtccataacatgcacatttgatagtcaaaaatacagtaatattgtgaaacataactacaatttaaaataattgttttctatttttatatacataaaaatataatttatttctgtgatgcaaagctgaatttgcagcatcatttctccagtcttcagtgtcacatgatccttcagaaatcattctaatatgctaatttgatactcaattatcaatgttggaaacagttgcttaatattattttatatcttgtaatacttttttcaggattctttgatgaataaaaatttaaagaacatcatttatttaaaatagaaatcttttgtaacagtatacactaccgttcaaaattttggggtcagtaatttttttctttcttttttgaaagaaattaatacttttattcagcaaggatgtgtgaaattgataaaaattgaaaaaaaaaaaaaaaaaaaaaaaaaactttaattgatattaaagtgatattgttagaaaagatttctattttgaataaattctgttcttttaaatttttattcatcaaagaatcctgaaaaaagtatcataggttataaaaaatattaagcagtagggctgcacgatatatcgcatgagattgtcacgcgcatttcgtcagttaagccggttccctgattaccgctaaatcgtcatcacctgctttcaaatggagcggcatttaatagacagagccgtagttcactgacaagccacgcaatatcgtgttcatatcgcagatgaatcgccttcggtaatgaacgtgatattgcgtggcttttcagtgatctacggttctgtctattaaatgccgctccatttgaaagcaggtgatgacgatttagcggtaatcagggaaccggcttaactgacgaaatgcgcgtgacaatctcatgcgatatatcgtgcagccctattaagcagcacaactgtttccaacattgataataactgagtatcaaatcagcatattagaatgatttctgaaggatcatgtgacactgaaataaataacacataacatttgctgcaataaaaatatatttattttacatatttactaaattagaattaattgaatgcaaaaaatgacttatttcatgttatgaccaaacaaaatgtttatatttgtttttatatgatacattttatataaatattatacatttcccaaaatttccaattaattcccataaattcctgttaagtttccaattggaatatttccaaaattccccaggttaagttcccgtggaaagtttccacccctttgcaaccctaaCCATAATATGACATCGGACTTTCATACTGTTTCTCACTTAAATTGTacttaaagttggcatgaaacagaagttgaaAAAGTCTTTTCTTCACTATTGTACGAGTACTgcaaaattttattacaaaaaaaaatagtcaattttgatttcatggtgactttaaattgTACAGTTGCGTGTCTTCTTAATTAGTGCACAGTGCAGACTTTCTTTTTGATTAAATTGTTTGCTACTCAAATCTAATATGGTAAAGTGTACAGCtgtaatatattacatttgGCTGATATTTTCTTTGACAGAATGGAGATGGGTTTGTTGACACAGACTCGAAGTTCAGAGCCATTGTGACTGCCATTGAGCAGGCCATGGGGAAATGAGCGTGAACCGATCATAGAGGTGAGAATAATCCACCATAGAGcctttttgttataatattggCAAAATGCACGTTAACATCTCATCTTCTTGTCTTTCTATCTTTCTTTTAATTCTGTTTTGACTTGTATTCTCTTTTAGCAGTTTTTCTTCTCTGTTTGATGGACTCCTGGGCAGTGCAACAATGATGGTGACGTCCAAAGTGTTTTCTGCATGGATGTTGCTTGATGCTAACCGCTCTTCCCGGGAGAAGACACTCAGAGCAGGAAACTGCTTCAGATAAATGCTTTAACGGTTGAAAATAATAAGGGAAAATAAAGGGAAATTATAAAATTAGAAATTTGACAGAACATGTCAAGTTGAGCTACTttggaaatgttttttgtttttgcctcTGTTACAGCGCACAAGTTTACCAAATATTTTGGCATTGTTCAAGATTttcatgcaataaaaaaaatttaatggagaagtgttttgtattttattttctatacTTTGTAATTGCTGTTATTTAACTAAAAGGTGGCAGCACAGACATCATTCACACacatttaaaagataaattcaCAATTAACTGTGTCACatacccccagtttcacagacaaggtttaagctagtcccagactaaaatgcatgtttgagatatcttaaaatatgtcagtgtctttgtttttttctcaagatgcacatcggtaatgtttttttttttccacaggtacaatttataaaagctacttaaataccctaattgaactaaggcctaatcctggtttagtctaggccctgtctgtgaaaccaggccataatgtgttatttaacaAGACATAATGTGAATTACCCAGTGTCTCTGTCATAGAAGGGTTCAGAGCATTATCAAAACAAAATAGCTTTTGTGTAGTTCACAATTATACACGATCAACCAAAACTTTATGGCCACCTGCCTAATAATGCTAAAACAGAGCCGACCTGCCGAGGCCCCCTGAAGGTGTCTTGTGTTCTCGGTCAACAATacattagcagcagatccttcaagtcctgtaggTTGCAAGGTGGAGCCGCCTTGGACCAAACTTAttggtccagcacatcccacagatgttcagttggattgagatctggggaatttggaggccagggcaacaccttgaactcttcatcatgttcctcaaaccattcctgaacaatgtgtGCAGTATGGCAGGGTGCGTTATCCTGCTGAAAGGTTTAGGTATGTGGCATGTGTCAAAGTTACGTCCTCATGAATGGCCGGACCCAGGGTTTCTCAGCAGAACATTGCTCAGAACATTACTCTCTGCTCTGGCTTGTCATCATCCCAAAGTGGATCCTGGTGCAATTCACTTCCCCAGGTAAATGGCACACATGTACACATCCATCCATgtaatgtaaaagaaaacaggatTCATCGGACCAGGTGACTTTCCACTGCTCAAAGGTCCAGTTCAGACTCTTGTGTGGCCATTGTAGGCACTTTCgacggtggacaggggtcatcatGGGCACTCTGATTGGTCCGCGACTATGCACCCCCTTACGCAGCAGAgtgtgatgcactgtgtgttATGACACATTCCTCCCATAACCATCATTAACATTTTATATGACTTGTGCCACAGTATAGACTTCTGTTGGCTCAGACCAGACAGGAAAGTCTTTGATGCCCTCATGCATTGATGACCCTTGGGTGCCCAACACCTTGCCACTGTTTGTGGTTTGTCCATCCTCTGACCTCTGTTGgtaaattctcaccactgctgACTGGAAGCAACACACAAGCTTTGCCGTTTCAGAGATATTCTGACCCAGTCACCTTGTCAAACTCAGAGAAACTCATTTCTCCTGCGTCCAACATGTTGATTACGAAAACCATCTAATCTACCCTGACTTGAATATGTGGCCTTGTTAGGAGATGATCAATGATATTCACTTAATCTGTAACTGGTCATGATGTTTAATGCTCATCATTGTATAGTCTTgctgacaaaaacattttttaaagatgccctagaattgaaaattgaatttacctcggcatagttaaataatcagagttctgtacatgggaatgacatacagtgagtctcaaacaccattgtttcctccttcttatgtaaatttgatttgtgcaaaagacctctgaaaaacaggcgaatctcaacataacaccgactgtgatgcaacagtcaggatcattaatatgtacgcccccaatatttgcatatgccagtccatgttcaaggcattacacaagccagtattaacgtctggagctgcacacagattttatgcaggtaagcaagcaaggacaacagcgaaaaatggcagatggaacaataataactgacatgatccatgatatcattatatttttaaactgtctttctaaatgttttgttagcatgttgctaatgtactgttaaatgtggttaaagttaccatcgtttcttactgtattcacggagattagagtcatgtcattatttttattattaaacacttgcagtctatataattcataaacacaacttcattctttataaatctctccaacagtgtgtaatgttagctttagccacggagcacagcctcaaactcattcagaatcaaatgtaaacatccaaataaatactatacttacatgatctgatatgctgcatgacgaacactttgtaaagatcaattttgagggttatattagctgtgtgaacttagtttatgcaatgtattatagttgcgagctcgggggcg
This DNA window, taken from Megalobrama amblycephala isolate DHTTF-2021 linkage group LG4, ASM1881202v1, whole genome shotgun sequence, encodes the following:
- the selenow1 gene encoding selenoprotein W, 1, encoding MTVKVHIVYCGGUGYRPKFTKLKTLLEDEFPGELEITGEGTPSTTGWLEVEVNGKLVHSKKNGDGFVDTDSKFRAIVTAIEQAMGK
- the ehd2a gene encoding EH domain-containing protein 2 isoform X2: MILVLGQCSTGKTTFIRYLLEQEYPGSRIGPEPTTDSFTAIMHGEIEGIIHGNALTVDPVKPFRKLSPFGTTFLNRFQCVHLPNRVLESISIIDTPGILSVAKRKMSRGYDFPAVVRWFAEHVDRIILLCDAHKLEISDEFSHTIMALRGNEDKLRVVLNKADMVDSQELMRVYGALMWSLGKVFCTPEVLRVYIGSFWSSPMRMTDNRKLFEQEEADLFADIQNLPRNSALRKLNDLVKRARLVRAHAYIISSLKEEMPFVFCREKKKRDLIYDLPIIYSRTQQRYQISPGDFPDCAKMQERLMSHDFKFKGLKPKLLAGLDELLNTDIAKLMPLLRQEEEEAADDQLLVQGGPFLGSHSSPFIVGNPFHHSGSNGESDQVSEEGWVISKDKPKFDEIFYNLSPHEGKLSGTKVKKWMMSTHLPSSVLGRIWKLADVDCDGMLDDEEFALAGHLIEVKLEGFGLPRELPAHLVPPSKRRRKSSGTENRDND